From a single Lactococcus allomyrinae genomic region:
- a CDS encoding NUDIX hydrolase, with protein sequence MLDFDEKKFEEKTLSREEIFHGKIFHVVRDIVSLPDNTTSFRELVFHNGGVAIAPVHGDKMILVGQYRKALEQFIFEIPAGKLEVGEELDPQAAALRELEEETGYKAENLIEMSAFYGTPGFSSEKTYVYFSSELTKIKHPRAADVGEFLEKVEVALPEAKEMIATGQISDAKTILAIWYWEIQQLKAEVEKNA encoded by the coding sequence ATGCTAGATTTTGATGAGAAAAAATTTGAAGAAAAAACGTTGTCTCGAGAAGAAATTTTTCATGGAAAGATTTTTCATGTTGTCCGTGATATTGTGAGCCTTCCTGATAACACAACGAGTTTTCGAGAATTAGTTTTTCACAATGGTGGAGTTGCAATTGCACCAGTTCATGGAGATAAGATGATTTTGGTAGGACAATACCGTAAAGCACTAGAGCAGTTTATTTTTGAAATTCCAGCAGGAAAATTAGAAGTAGGTGAAGAACTGGACCCCCAAGCCGCTGCCTTACGTGAATTAGAAGAAGAGACAGGTTATAAAGCAGAAAATTTAATAGAAATGTCTGCCTTTTACGGTACACCAGGATTTTCATCAGAAAAAACATACGTCTATTTTTCATCAGAATTAACCAAAATCAAGCATCCAAGAGCAGCAGATGTTGGAGAGTTTTTGGAGAAAGTTGAGGTGGCGCTACCTGAAGCAAAAGAAATGATAGCAACAGGTCAAATCTCAGATGCAAAAACAATTCTAGCGATTTGGTATTGGGAAATCCAACAGCTTAAGGCGGAGGTTGAAAAAAATGCCTAG